gtccaaatatggtatatttgacAGCTTTAGCTGCTACATATCCATAGATGATTGGATACCATGTCAGCATCTAGTCTAGGTTTCAGGCTACTTCAGGGAgaatgactacatgtatttcttcaCTATCTCTCTTGTAGGTATTTTCTCTGTAAATCCAGTGCTCTGTAGTATAAAGTAACATCAACACCATCCACACAACGTACAACTCTGGCCTGTATTATCACTGTAAATCCCTCACATAAATAATCCAATTCACCAATAAACTGGAACACGGATCCAATTTTCGAATTAAATGGTTCAACTAATTTTGTGTCTATGTCCAAGGTTAGATTAGTATTTCTGTCCAATGCTGAGAGGACTGCATGACATTTGACATAGTTGTGGGATTTCAGTCTGGAAAGAAAATATGACATATCAATAAACTGACATTAAAGGGGTACATAGCTGACATTAAAGGGGTATATAACTGATATTAAAGGGGTACATAACTGACATTAAAGGGGTACATAACTGACATTAAAGGGGTATATAACTGACATTAAAGGGGTACATAACTGACATTAAAGGGGTACATAGCTGACATTAAAGGGGTATATAACTGATATTAAAGGGGTACATAACTGACATTAAAGGGGTACATAACTGATATTAAAGGGGTACATAACTGACATTAAAGGGGTACATAACTGATATTAAAGGGGTACATAACTGACATTAAAGGGGTACATAACTGACATTAAAGGGGTACATAGCTGACATTAAAGGGGTACATAACTGACATTAAAGGGGTACATAACTGACATTAAAGGGGTACATAACTGACATTAAAGGGGTACATAACTGATATTAAAGGGGTACATAACTGACATTAAAGGGGTACATAACTGACATTAAAGGGGTACATAGCTGACATTAAAGGGGTACATAGCTGACATTAAAGGGGTACATAACTGACATTAAAGGGGTACATAACTGACATTAAAGGGGTACATAACTGAAGCAAACAAatgagttatttcatgatttactAGCTGCAatattataattgtattgtctgttgtgattttgagggtatTTTCTTGTTTTGACCTTTTTTCACTCCAATGCTTAACTAGAACTTGGAAGCAAATactacaattcctgtaatgtTAACGCAAATAGATGAAAGCAATTCAAATCTGAATCGCAAATTTGGGAGGTTTTTTCTGGTAAATTACACCTTACCTGGCAAAAATTCAGACATTTGCTAAcaccaacattaattacggagccttcaagatccaattaagaaatgttcagaggtacTCCAATCCCATCAAAATTGGCAAAAGGAGCAATGCATGCTGCATTTTGAAatgggtagtacactgacaatCTCTCACTCATGTTTTCAACGTGATCTTGTCTATTTCCGTTAACATTACAGTATTGTAgtgtttgcttccagttaaacattggAATCATAAAAAGCACAAAATCACAACGAACGGTACAATtaaattattgcagctaatgaTTTATCTgacatacaataaatacaactacGGTACTGACAAACAACAGGTTGTCACATGTAGTGCATTGTTCTGTTATTACATAAtgcatgtctgctgactccCTTGAGATAAtacattaccatggcaacgacCTACAATACACTGAACAATGAGTGAAAAATGAGTTTCAACTTGGTGTTTTTCAGCCATCACAGCATCATATACAGTTATGAAGTGAATATCCAGAACCTAAAATTCAGgcaaatgtttttatttcctgcAGTGGTGTTCACCTTGAAAGTGGTACTAAGGTACATGAACATTGAACATGAAGTAGTGAAATTTAGTTACAATTTTAGTGTGTGAAAACTTAAGTTAGAGAcgcagtc
This is a stretch of genomic DNA from Glandiceps talaboti chromosome 9, keGlaTala1.1, whole genome shotgun sequence. It encodes these proteins:
- the LOC144440113 gene encoding CST complex subunit TEN1-like, whose product is MAANTRQLPASGEILRLNEIMEKGEDGKAVRVMGRLKSHNYVKCHAVLSALDRNTNLTLDIDTKLVEPFNSKIGSVFQFIGELDYLCEGFTVIIQARVVRCVDGVDVTLYYRALDLQRKYLQER